A region of Acidobacteriota bacterium DNA encodes the following proteins:
- a CDS encoding short-chain dehydrogenase produces MNPNGNNSALFRLDGKTAVITGGASGIGQAIAVCFAQQGAAVHILELDKTNAEQTVTTIRDQGGAAEWHTCDVSSQQQVKDVFCKIGARNAIHILVNNAGVAHVGKLETTSEEDFERIFRINVKGIYNCMYAVIDYMKTGGGGVILNLASIAATAGLADRFAYSMSKGAVLTMTYSVARDYVTQNIRCNCISPARVHTPFVDGFVRKNYPGREQDMFQKLAQSQPMGRMAQPSEVASLALFLCSDASSFITGTNYPIDGGFLNLHG; encoded by the coding sequence CTGAATCCGAACGGTAACAATTCGGCCTTATTTCGGCTCGACGGTAAGACCGCAGTCATCACCGGTGGCGCCAGCGGTATCGGCCAGGCGATCGCCGTTTGTTTCGCTCAGCAGGGCGCGGCGGTCCACATTCTCGAACTCGACAAGACCAACGCCGAGCAGACTGTGACGACGATTCGCGACCAGGGCGGCGCCGCAGAGTGGCACACGTGTGACGTCTCAAGCCAGCAGCAAGTCAAAGATGTGTTCTGCAAGATTGGGGCCCGCAATGCGATCCATATCCTCGTGAACAATGCGGGAGTTGCGCACGTCGGCAAGCTCGAAACTACCAGCGAAGAAGATTTCGAGCGCATCTTCCGCATCAACGTAAAGGGCATTTATAACTGCATGTACGCGGTCATCGATTACATGAAGACGGGCGGCGGAGGAGTCATCCTGAATCTCGCTTCGATCGCCGCCACCGCCGGATTGGCCGATCGCTTCGCGTACTCCATGAGCAAGGGGGCAGTGCTCACGATGACCTATTCGGTGGCGCGCGACTACGTTACTCAGAACATTCGCTGCAACTGCATTTCCCCGGCGCGTGTTCACACCCCTTTTGTCGATGGCTTCGTCCGCAAGAACTATCCCGGCCGCGAGCAGGACATGTTTCAGAAGCTGGCCCAATCGCAGCCGATGGGCCGGATGGCCCAGCCCAGCGAGGTAGCGTCCCTCGCGCTGTTTCTCTGTTCCGACGCCTCCAGTTTCATAACCGGAACCAATTACCCGATTGATGGAGGATTTCTCAACCTGCACGGCTAG